The following coding sequences are from one Comamonas koreensis window:
- the hslV gene encoding ATP-dependent protease subunit HslV gives MEQYHGTTILSVRRETPQGIQVAIGGDGQVTLGNIVVKGTARKVRKLYGGKVLAGFAGATADAFTLFERFEAKLDKHQGQLTRAAIELTKDWRTDRVLRRLEAMLAVADHSASLIITGNGDVLEPEQGIVAIGSGGAYAHSAAKALLNNTDLSAEEVVRKSLGIAGELCIYTNMHHTIETL, from the coding sequence ATGGAACAGTATCACGGCACAACCATTCTCAGCGTTCGGCGCGAAACGCCGCAAGGCATCCAGGTCGCTATTGGCGGCGACGGCCAGGTCACCCTGGGCAACATCGTCGTCAAGGGCACCGCACGCAAGGTGCGCAAGCTCTATGGCGGCAAGGTGCTGGCCGGCTTTGCCGGCGCGACGGCCGATGCCTTCACCTTGTTTGAGCGCTTCGAGGCCAAACTGGACAAGCACCAGGGCCAGCTGACCCGCGCAGCGATCGAGCTGACCAAGGACTGGCGCACCGACCGCGTGTTGCGCCGCCTCGAAGCCATGCTGGCGGTGGCTGACCATTCGGCATCGCTGATCATCACTGGCAATGGCGATGTGCTGGAGCCCGAGCAGGGCATTGTGGCCATTGGATCGGGCGGCGCCTATGCGCATTCGGCGGCCAAGGCGCTGTTGAACAACACCGATCTGTCGGCTGAAGAGGTGGTGCGCAAATCGCTGGGCATCGCCGGCGAGCTGTGCATCTACACCAATATGCACCACACGATTGAGACCTTGTGA
- a CDS encoding ABC transporter permease, whose product MIALARKTLVYEWRRFVPSVFAVGFAGVLLVMQAALVLGIFSSAAIYITASSADLWVGYPGTQSVNFGRNIGPDVEMRLRMDPDIRAVEPFVWVDGDWRSNQEAGQGAGAVSVYLSGISTAGTAMVFDRVIAPWQRKLLREPGAVIVDRADLGSLATQEGGTAWINNHRVRVVAAVDGLRGLGGVNVLASLESAHQIAGSSPSQGSTYLLARVRKGVDNQAVQRRLGSEARSFGPHEVWTADSFAHRSQRYWMLDTGAGAGVLFMAIVVCLVGAVVTSQSLKSVVAGSVREYAVLNALGVSRAALGRVVVEQACWIGAAGLLLTTIASVALVSLAQVYRVPVALNLQAVLACAALVATLALLSGLGAMRVLLRTDPATLLR is encoded by the coding sequence ATGATTGCGCTGGCCCGCAAAACCCTGGTCTACGAATGGCGCCGCTTTGTCCCCTCGGTCTTCGCGGTGGGCTTTGCCGGTGTGCTGCTGGTGATGCAGGCCGCCCTGGTGCTGGGCATTTTCAGCTCGGCTGCCATCTACATCACCGCCAGCTCGGCCGACCTCTGGGTGGGCTACCCCGGCACGCAGAGCGTGAACTTTGGCCGCAACATCGGCCCCGATGTGGAAATGCGCCTGCGCATGGACCCGGACATCCGAGCCGTCGAGCCCTTTGTCTGGGTCGATGGCGACTGGCGTTCCAACCAAGAGGCAGGCCAGGGCGCCGGCGCGGTGTCGGTCTACCTCTCGGGCATTTCCACCGCCGGCACGGCCATGGTGTTCGATCGGGTCATTGCGCCCTGGCAGCGCAAGCTACTGCGCGAGCCCGGCGCCGTCATCGTCGACCGCGCCGATCTGGGCAGCCTGGCCACCCAGGAAGGCGGTACCGCCTGGATCAACAACCACCGTGTGCGCGTGGTCGCCGCCGTCGATGGCTTGCGCGGCCTGGGCGGTGTCAACGTGCTGGCATCGCTGGAGAGCGCGCACCAGATCGCTGGCAGCTCGCCCAGCCAGGGCAGCACCTACCTGCTGGCCCGGGTGCGCAAAGGTGTGGACAACCAGGCTGTGCAGCGGCGCCTGGGCAGCGAAGCGCGCAGCTTTGGCCCGCACGAGGTCTGGACTGCCGACAGCTTTGCGCACCGCTCCCAGCGCTACTGGATGCTCGATACCGGCGCGGGTGCTGGCGTGCTGTTCATGGCCATCGTCGTCTGCCTGGTCGGCGCGGTCGTCACCAGCCAGTCGCTCAAGAGCGTGGTCGCGGGCTCGGTGCGCGAATACGCGGTACTCAATGCGCTGGGCGTCAGCCGCGCGGCGCTGGGCCGGGTGGTGGTGGAGCAGGCCTGCTGGATCGGCGCTGCCGGCCTGCTGCTCACCACCATCGCCAGCGTGGCCCTTGTCTCGCTCGCCCAGGTCTACCGGGTGCCCGTTGCGCTCAACCTGCAAGCCGTGCTGGCCTGCGCTGCCCTGGTGGCCACGTTGGCGCTGCTGTCCGGCCTGGGCGCGATGCGCGTGCTGCTGCGCACCGACCCGGCCACCTTGCTGCGCTGA
- a CDS encoding response regulator: MKLPTPPVAAPLVLVVEDEPGIATILVAYLERDGLRTLFARDGEQALQLFRQNQPDLVLLDIHLPGIDGVDVLRFIRDQGQTPVIMVTALADDVDKLVALRLGADDYVVKPFNPAEVVARVRAVLRRSQPKAPAAPMAPIRVGALEINPAEHSARVYDAQGQATPLPLTLTEFRLLALLASQPRRCFSRAQLIEQCLPESDALERVIDSHLSKLRRKLQLAGQEELIETVRSIGYRLWPGD; this comes from the coding sequence ATGAAACTACCTACGCCACCTGTGGCCGCTCCGCTGGTGCTCGTCGTGGAGGATGAGCCAGGCATTGCCACGATTTTGGTCGCCTACCTGGAGCGCGACGGTCTGCGTACGCTGTTTGCACGCGATGGTGAGCAGGCCTTGCAGCTTTTTCGCCAAAACCAGCCCGACCTGGTGCTGCTCGACATCCACCTGCCCGGCATCGACGGGGTCGATGTGCTGCGCTTCATCCGCGACCAGGGCCAGACCCCGGTGATCATGGTGACGGCGCTGGCCGATGACGTGGACAAGCTCGTGGCGTTGCGCCTGGGGGCCGATGACTATGTGGTCAAGCCCTTCAACCCCGCCGAAGTGGTGGCGCGCGTGCGCGCCGTGTTGCGCCGCAGCCAGCCCAAGGCCCCCGCTGCACCGATGGCGCCCATTCGGGTGGGCGCGCTGGAGATCAACCCCGCCGAGCACAGTGCCCGGGTCTACGACGCGCAGGGCCAGGCAACACCGTTGCCGCTGACCCTGACCGAGTTCCGGCTGCTGGCCCTGCTGGCCTCCCAGCCGCGGCGCTGTTTTTCACGCGCGCAGCTGATCGAGCAGTGCCTGCCCGAGAGCGACGCACTGGAGCGGGTGATCGACTCGCACCTGTCCAAGCTGCGCCGCAAATTGCAGCTGGCCGGCCAGGAGGAGCTGATCGAGACCGTGCGCAGCATTGGGTACCGCCTATGGCCCGGGGACTGA
- a CDS encoding TolC family protein, with product MKPLFCKTLLALAPAALLAGCMTPAQPPLNPDTPAQWRQAGGSAPHAHAVKAADLSAWWTLLGDPALDKLVEQALAQNLDFAQAQGRLEAQRILLGTATAAYKPAFSAGVRTLQDVAALDSYFHASLDMGWNLGLFGAYESSALDGQAQLLDAQAQLQAARVQLVSHVVQRYLDICVAQQQRFVLDQQLQLDARRLQLQQVRVQQRMGSAEQVQQAHLELNRSRAQEADLLQHQARAAHALAALLGRSEPEAAWLATSSTPHIPSATALRLQVLPAELLRSRPAILAAEAAVQRAAAAAGLSNSALYPRFALGGSLLYSYNLTQNRRSSSNQVPSLGPVIDIPLFDWGRRRAQADADELEMNNAVKAYRQSVLDGVADVETALAGLTAQQQRQQSLDTQTPLLRSRAQQLQRRQQLGLASELDTLEPRRQLLLHASQQSVAQAAQALAWVALFQALGGAPLPPQTPPGTAGATP from the coding sequence GTGAAACCCTTGTTCTGCAAAACACTGCTGGCGCTGGCACCTGCCGCTTTGCTGGCCGGTTGCATGACGCCTGCGCAACCCCCGCTCAACCCCGACACCCCGGCACAGTGGCGCCAGGCGGGCGGCAGCGCACCCCATGCGCATGCCGTCAAGGCCGCCGACCTGAGCGCCTGGTGGACGCTCCTGGGCGACCCGGCACTGGACAAGCTGGTGGAGCAAGCACTGGCCCAGAACCTCGATTTTGCCCAGGCGCAAGGCCGGCTTGAGGCCCAGCGAATTTTGCTGGGCACGGCCACCGCCGCCTACAAGCCAGCGTTCAGCGCCGGCGTGCGCACCTTGCAGGATGTGGCCGCCCTCGACTCCTACTTCCACGCCAGCCTGGACATGGGCTGGAACCTCGGCTTGTTTGGGGCCTATGAATCCAGTGCGCTCGATGGCCAGGCGCAACTGCTCGATGCCCAGGCACAGCTGCAGGCCGCCAGGGTCCAGCTGGTCTCCCATGTGGTGCAGCGCTATCTGGACATCTGCGTGGCGCAGCAGCAACGCTTTGTGCTGGACCAGCAGCTGCAGCTCGATGCGCGCCGGCTGCAGCTGCAGCAGGTGCGTGTGCAGCAGCGCATGGGCAGCGCCGAGCAGGTGCAGCAAGCCCATCTGGAGCTCAACCGCAGCCGCGCGCAGGAGGCCGATCTGCTGCAGCACCAGGCACGCGCAGCGCATGCGCTGGCTGCACTGCTGGGCCGCAGCGAGCCCGAAGCCGCCTGGCTGGCCACTTCCAGCACCCCCCACATCCCCAGCGCCACTGCGCTGCGCCTGCAAGTACTGCCCGCCGAGCTGCTGCGCAGCCGCCCGGCCATCCTGGCGGCCGAAGCCGCGGTGCAGCGCGCCGCCGCCGCAGCGGGCCTGTCGAACTCGGCGCTCTACCCCCGCTTTGCGCTGGGGGGCTCATTGCTGTACTCCTACAACCTGACGCAGAACCGCCGCTCCAGCTCCAACCAGGTGCCCTCGCTGGGCCCGGTGATCGACATTCCGCTGTTCGACTGGGGTCGACGGCGCGCGCAGGCCGATGCCGACGAGCTGGAGATGAACAACGCCGTCAAGGCCTACCGGCAAAGCGTGCTCGACGGCGTTGCCGATGTGGAAACCGCGCTGGCCGGCCTCACTGCCCAGCAGCAACGCCAGCAATCGCTCGATACCCAAACACCGCTGCTGCGCAGCCGCGCCCAACAGCTGCAGCGCCGCCAGCAGCTGGGCCTGGCCAGCGAGCTCGATACGCTGGAGCCCCGCCGCCAGCTGCTGCTGCACGCAAGCCAGCAGAGCGTGGCGCAAGCTGCTCAGGCGCTGGCCTGGGTGGCGCTGTTCCAGGCGCTGGGCGGCGCCCCACTGCCGCCGCAAACCCCACCCGGCACCGCAGGGGCCACGCCATGA
- a CDS encoding RNA pseudouridine synthase: MQAQDPQAIRLSKRLASDIGCSRAEAEHYIDAGFVTVDGQIQDTPGARVLPSQTVLLQRGADLRPIQPVTLLLHKPAGYSLRALEPGRQGLSALDLLTPDNLADVDTPQPARPVARHFRHQQFLLPIPRAASGLVVYSQDPRIIRHLSEEADLLEQECLVEVQGQIIDDGLALLAQGLYVDVERLPPLKASWQNETHLRFALKRVAPEWLPTICSALGLELLSMKRLRIGRISLSKLPQGQWRYLQGYERF, from the coding sequence ATGCAAGCCCAAGACCCCCAAGCCATCCGCCTGTCCAAACGCCTGGCCAGCGACATCGGTTGCTCGCGCGCCGAAGCCGAGCACTATATCGATGCTGGCTTTGTGACGGTGGATGGCCAGATCCAGGACACTCCGGGCGCCCGTGTGCTGCCCAGCCAGACCGTGCTGCTGCAGCGCGGCGCCGATCTGCGCCCGATCCAGCCGGTCACCTTGCTGCTGCACAAGCCTGCGGGCTACAGCCTGCGCGCGCTCGAGCCCGGGCGCCAGGGCCTCAGTGCGCTGGACCTGCTGACGCCCGATAACCTGGCCGATGTCGATACCCCCCAGCCTGCCCGGCCCGTGGCGCGCCATTTTCGCCACCAGCAGTTTTTGCTGCCCATCCCGCGCGCTGCCAGCGGCCTGGTGGTCTACAGCCAGGACCCGCGCATCATCCGCCATCTGAGCGAAGAAGCGGATTTGCTCGAGCAGGAATGCCTGGTCGAGGTGCAGGGGCAAATCATCGACGATGGCCTGGCCTTGCTGGCCCAGGGGCTGTATGTGGATGTCGAGCGCCTGCCGCCCCTCAAGGCCAGCTGGCAGAACGAAACCCATCTGCGGTTCGCGCTCAAGCGGGTCGCGCCCGAATGGCTGCCGACCATTTGTTCAGCGCTGGGCCTGGAGCTGCTGTCCATGAAGCGTTTGCGCATCGGCCGGATTTCGCTGAGCAAGCTGCCCCAGGGGCAGTGGCGCTACCTGCAAGGCTACGAGCGGTTCTGA
- a CDS encoding HAMP domain-containing sensor histidine kinase: MARGLNRIWVRFGFWIAGTLLSTIALLSACAWAFNAVQYNQFYQSLPSAVRVELDDLIERDLDNSPRAMQIYGEYWRGEVFFGEQVSLFIGLLVCLPFGLAMGFFVSRYITRPLASMVEVAQRVAHGDFSSTRVVEEGAHGELKEVVHTFNAMIDALQKLNAERQASAASISHELRTPLSVLKTHLHAMCDGVIAPSDQEFRLLLAQTEHLGRLIDDLHTLAMAEAGEMSLRKERLSLGALVRESLQELQPQLQHAQMVLSQVLPEDDAVSTIRADPLRMRQIIANLVGNAVRHAASGHWLEVEVRNLRDAQGHIWIELLVSDAGPGLPQELRTHPFRRFAMAPGRRKREGSGLGLSIVQALTELQGGVALAESSSRGGARFRLRFAPA; this comes from the coding sequence ATGGCCCGGGGACTGAACCGCATCTGGGTCCGCTTTGGCTTCTGGATTGCCGGCACGCTGCTCAGCACCATTGCGCTGCTCAGCGCCTGTGCCTGGGCCTTCAATGCGGTGCAGTACAACCAGTTCTACCAAAGCCTGCCCAGCGCGGTGCGGGTGGAGCTGGACGACCTGATCGAGCGCGACCTGGACAACAGCCCGCGTGCCATGCAGATCTATGGCGAATACTGGCGTGGCGAGGTGTTCTTTGGCGAGCAGGTGTCGCTGTTCATCGGTCTGCTGGTCTGCCTGCCGTTTGGCCTGGCCATGGGTTTTTTCGTCTCGCGCTATATCACCCGGCCGCTGGCGTCGATGGTGGAGGTGGCGCAGCGCGTGGCGCACGGTGACTTCAGCTCGACACGCGTGGTGGAAGAGGGCGCGCACGGTGAGTTGAAGGAAGTGGTGCACACCTTCAACGCGATGATCGACGCGCTGCAAAAGCTCAATGCCGAGCGCCAGGCGTCGGCCGCCTCCATCTCGCATGAGCTGCGCACGCCGCTGTCGGTGCTCAAGACCCATTTGCATGCCATGTGCGATGGCGTCATTGCGCCCAGCGATCAGGAGTTTCGGCTGCTGCTGGCGCAGACCGAGCACCTGGGCCGCTTGATTGACGACCTGCATACGCTGGCGATGGCCGAGGCCGGTGAGATGTCGCTGCGCAAGGAGCGCCTGAGCCTGGGGGCACTGGTGCGCGAAAGTCTTCAGGAATTGCAGCCCCAACTGCAGCACGCTCAGATGGTGCTGTCGCAAGTGCTGCCCGAGGACGATGCGGTCAGCACCATCCGTGCCGACCCGTTGCGCATGCGCCAGATCATTGCCAACCTGGTGGGCAATGCCGTGCGCCACGCGGCCAGCGGGCACTGGTTGGAGGTGGAGGTGCGCAACCTGCGCGATGCACAGGGGCATATCTGGATCGAGCTGCTGGTCAGCGATGCCGGGCCGGGGCTGCCGCAGGAGCTGCGCACGCATCCCTTCCGGCGCTTTGCGATGGCCCCGGGCCGGCGCAAGCGGGAGGGCTCGGGCCTGGGGCTGTCCATCGTGCAGGCGCTGACCGAGCTGCAAGGCGGGGTGGCGCTGGCCGAGAGCTCGTCGCGGGGCGGCGCGCGGTTTCGCCTGCGTTTTGCGCCGGCCTGA
- a CDS encoding CobW family GTP-binding protein: MSLIPVTILTGFLGSGKTTLLKRVLHESHGMKIAVIENEFGEENIDTDILKTESKEQILQMSNGCICCTIREDLREALQLLAAKRRKGLVDFERIVIETTGLADPGPVAQTFFMDEEIAETYLIDSIITLVDAKHAGQQLDTRQEARRQVGFADQIFLSKTDLVTEADKDALVHRLKHMNPRAPIRAVHFGDVPLKDVFDLRGFNLNATLNIDPDFLKEEGHDHGHVHDEHCGHDHDHGDSHGHVHDENCGHDHAHGEHCNHPHHHHHDDDVKSFVYRVDKAFDPAKLEDFLGAIVNIYGPRMLRYKGVLAMKGTDRKVIFQGVHQLMGSDLGPEWAADERRQSKMVFIGIDLPQDILRQGLDQCVVEA, from the coding sequence ATGTCACTCATTCCAGTCACCATCCTCACGGGCTTCTTGGGCTCGGGCAAAACCACGCTGCTCAAGCGCGTGCTGCATGAGTCGCACGGCATGAAGATCGCCGTGATCGAGAACGAGTTCGGCGAAGAGAACATCGATACCGACATCCTCAAGACCGAATCGAAGGAACAGATTCTGCAGATGAGCAATGGCTGCATCTGCTGCACCATCCGTGAGGACTTGCGCGAAGCGCTGCAGCTGCTGGCAGCCAAGCGCCGCAAGGGGCTGGTGGATTTCGAGCGCATCGTGATCGAAACCACGGGCCTGGCCGACCCCGGCCCGGTGGCGCAAACCTTCTTCATGGACGAAGAAATCGCCGAAACCTATCTGATCGACTCCATCATCACGCTGGTGGATGCCAAGCACGCCGGCCAGCAGCTCGACACCCGCCAGGAGGCGCGCCGCCAGGTGGGCTTTGCCGACCAGATCTTCCTGTCCAAGACCGACCTGGTGACCGAGGCCGACAAGGACGCGCTGGTCCACCGCCTCAAGCACATGAACCCGCGCGCACCGATCCGTGCCGTGCATTTTGGCGATGTGCCGCTCAAGGACGTGTTCGATCTGCGCGGCTTCAACCTCAATGCCACGCTCAACATCGACCCGGACTTCCTCAAGGAAGAGGGCCACGACCACGGCCATGTGCATGACGAGCATTGCGGCCACGACCATGACCACGGCGATAGCCACGGCCATGTGCACGACGAGAACTGCGGGCACGACCACGCGCATGGCGAGCACTGCAACCACCCGCACCACCACCACCATGACGATGATGTGAAAAGCTTTGTCTACCGTGTGGACAAGGCCTTTGATCCCGCCAAGCTGGAAGACTTCCTGGGCGCCATTGTGAACATTTATGGCCCGCGCATGCTGCGTTACAAGGGGGTCCTGGCGATGAAGGGCACCGACCGCAAGGTGATTTTCCAGGGCGTGCACCAGCTGATGGGCAGCGATCTGGGCCCCGAGTGGGCTGCCGACGAGCGCCGCCAGAGCAAGATGGTCTTCATCGGAATTGATCTGCCGCAGGACATCCTGCGCCAGGGCCTGGACCAGTGCGTGGTGGAGGCCTGA
- the hslU gene encoding ATP-dependent protease ATPase subunit HslU yields MSSMTPQEIVSELDNHIVGQANAKRAVAIALRNRWRRQQVADGLRQEITPKNILMIGPTGVGKTEIARRLAKLADAPFIKVEATKFTEVGYVGKDVDAIIRDLAEVAVKQTRASDVKKLRVRAEDAAEERILDALLPPARTGEAAPDTSTRQVFRKKLRQGELNDKEIDIEVAEAKPQLEIMGPQGMEEMAEQLRGMFSQMGQDKRKVRKLKISEALQLITDEEAAKLVNEEDVKSRAIENLEQNGIVFIDEIDKVATRQETSGSDVSRQGVQRDLLPLVEGTAVSTKYGIVKTDHILFIASGAFHLAKPSDLIPELQGRFPIRVELGSLSVQDFEAILTQTHASLIKQYEALLATEGVKLQFEADGITRLARIAFDVNERTENIGARRLATVMERLLEEISFGATKLGGQTVVIDAAYVDQRLGSLSQNEDLSRYIL; encoded by the coding sequence ATGTCCTCGATGACACCCCAGGAAATCGTTTCCGAACTCGACAACCATATTGTTGGCCAGGCCAATGCCAAGCGCGCCGTCGCTATCGCGCTGCGCAACCGCTGGCGCCGCCAGCAGGTCGCTGACGGCCTGCGCCAGGAGATCACGCCCAAGAACATCCTGATGATTGGCCCCACGGGTGTGGGCAAGACCGAGATCGCCCGGCGCCTGGCCAAGCTGGCCGATGCGCCCTTCATCAAGGTCGAGGCGACCAAGTTCACCGAGGTGGGCTATGTGGGCAAGGATGTGGATGCCATCATCCGCGATCTGGCCGAGGTGGCCGTCAAACAGACCCGCGCATCGGACGTGAAGAAGCTGCGCGTGCGTGCCGAGGACGCCGCCGAAGAGCGCATTCTGGATGCGCTGCTGCCGCCCGCCCGGACCGGTGAAGCCGCGCCCGATACCAGCACGCGCCAGGTGTTTCGCAAGAAGCTGCGCCAGGGTGAGCTCAATGACAAGGAGATCGACATTGAGGTGGCCGAGGCCAAGCCCCAGCTCGAGATCATGGGCCCCCAGGGTATGGAGGAGATGGCCGAGCAGCTGCGCGGCATGTTCAGCCAGATGGGCCAGGACAAGCGCAAGGTGCGCAAGCTCAAGATCAGCGAAGCGCTACAGCTGATCACCGATGAGGAGGCGGCCAAGCTGGTGAACGAGGAAGATGTCAAATCCCGGGCCATCGAGAACCTCGAGCAAAACGGCATCGTCTTCATCGACGAGATCGACAAGGTCGCCACGCGCCAGGAAACCAGCGGCAGCGATGTCTCGCGCCAGGGCGTGCAGCGCGACCTGCTGCCCCTGGTCGAAGGCACGGCCGTCTCGACCAAGTACGGCATCGTGAAGACCGACCATATCCTGTTCATTGCCTCGGGCGCCTTTCACCTGGCCAAGCCCAGCGACCTGATCCCCGAGCTGCAAGGGCGTTTTCCGATCCGCGTCGAGCTCGGCTCGCTGTCGGTGCAGGATTTCGAGGCCATTCTGACGCAGACCCATGCGTCGCTGATCAAGCAGTACGAAGCGCTGCTGGCCACCGAGGGCGTGAAGCTGCAGTTTGAAGCCGACGGCATCACGCGCCTGGCGCGCATCGCTTTTGACGTCAACGAGCGCACCGAGAACATCGGCGCGCGCCGCCTGGCGACGGTGATGGAGCGCCTGCTCGAAGAGATCAGCTTTGGGGCCACCAAGCTGGGCGGACAGACGGTGGTGATTGACGCCGCCTATGTGGACCAGCGCCTGGGCTCGTTGAGCCAAAACGAGGATTTATCGCGTTATATCCTCTAG
- the dksA gene encoding RNA polymerase-binding protein DksA, which translates to MPTTTQTIPKRDAKLANAWKSKTVDTLTDDEVLSMPESEYMNDIQLAFFRKKLVELKTGIHLNADATTENLREDTVVVPDPADRATIEEEHALVLRTRDRERKLLKKIDQSISRIDAGDYGYCDETGEPIGVGRLLARPTATLSLEAQQRRELKQKMFGD; encoded by the coding sequence ATGCCTACCACTACGCAAACCATCCCTAAACGCGACGCCAAGCTGGCCAATGCTTGGAAGTCCAAGACGGTAGACACCCTCACTGACGATGAGGTGCTGTCGATGCCGGAGAGCGAATACATGAACGACATCCAACTGGCGTTCTTTCGCAAGAAGCTGGTGGAGCTGAAGACCGGCATCCACCTCAATGCCGATGCCACGACGGAAAACCTGCGTGAAGACACCGTGGTCGTGCCCGATCCAGCAGACCGCGCTACCATTGAGGAAGAGCATGCGCTTGTCTTGCGCACGCGCGACCGTGAGCGTAAGCTCTTGAAGAAGATCGACCAGTCGATCAGCCGCATCGATGCGGGCGACTATGGCTACTGCGACGAGACGGGCGAGCCCATCGGGGTGGGCCGTCTGCTGGCGCGTCCTACGGCCACTTTGTCGCTGGAAGCGCAGCAGCGCCGTGAATTGAAACAAAAAATGTTTGGTGATTGA
- a CDS encoding ABC transporter ATP-binding protein, which yields MPSPIPSPPTPSLQAVGLRKTYVSGAIRIQVLQDLSVDLYAGELTLISGPSGCGKSTLLSLMSGLLTPDDGQTFALGQNLTTMPVREMERFRLLHTGFVFQGFNLFPALTALEQVQLPLGYLGMRRAETLKRAQDALDEVGLSHRAHMRPAELSGGEKQRVAIARALAKAPQLLFADEPTSALDAESGQRVIDILHRVARSHGTTVLCVSHDPRLVGHADRVLNMEDGAVYSDRRQNTLMENPA from the coding sequence ATGCCCTCCCCTATCCCCTCCCCTCCAACACCCAGCCTGCAGGCCGTCGGATTGCGCAAGACCTATGTCTCGGGCGCGATCCGCATCCAGGTCCTGCAGGATCTGTCGGTAGATTTGTACGCCGGCGAGCTGACCCTGATATCCGGCCCCTCGGGCTGCGGCAAAAGCACCTTGCTGTCGCTGATGTCGGGCCTGCTCACCCCCGATGACGGCCAGACCTTTGCGCTGGGCCAGAACCTGACGACCATGCCCGTGCGCGAGATGGAGCGCTTTCGGCTGCTGCACACCGGCTTTGTGTTCCAGGGCTTCAACCTGTTCCCGGCGCTGACGGCGCTCGAGCAGGTGCAGCTGCCGCTGGGCTACCTGGGCATGCGGCGCGCCGAGACCTTGAAGCGGGCCCAGGATGCGCTCGATGAAGTCGGCCTGTCCCACCGCGCCCACATGCGGCCAGCCGAGCTTTCGGGTGGCGAAAAGCAGCGTGTGGCCATTGCCCGGGCGCTGGCCAAGGCGCCCCAGCTCTTGTTCGCCGATGAGCCCACCAGTGCGCTGGATGCCGAGAGCGGACAACGGGTGATCGACATCCTTCACCGCGTCGCGCGCAGCCATGGCACCACGGTGCTGTGCGTCAGCCACGACCCGCGCCTGGTCGGGCACGCCGACCGCGTACTGAATATGGAAGACGGTGCCGTCTACAGCGACCGGCGCCAAAACACCCTGATGGAGAACCCCGCGTGA